A DNA window from Boseongicola sp. contains the following coding sequences:
- a CDS encoding DUF2029 domain-containing protein, whose product MTEVSVSYDPGNKTPGVRWYLSAPMSRESYAVWGVSPFDISVCLLMAIFFWVSAILPLWDGWAVDFSAYYYAGHFYGTGQHDMIYAGPPDIIGPEMPLEWQQAVASSGHPKAGAYPYIYLPWVAALMAPVANTVSPLAAMNAVLLVNGLLLLGSSFLAWRIIGRGKMPLAIWMAASVLMLITLATSVIALYLGQVQILVYAAVLLAFDRLQAGKESQAGLALALAACLKITPAAFAIIFLWNRNWKALAAFLAACLGFAATSIALIGWPLHAQYFDLMARLNATVFMANVGISAEGFLYQIVEILKGTAPLYLDKEHSVPKPLWIELAVKGGFVAGLVWTWIATRKLPKQRRIAFQLFALAVLVPLMAPLGWVHYYLIVAMMLPVFLNTRQALQITAFAAFVLVLNVYSMSALVEPGYRVMWQFMAGVPVMVLTYLAVLYQALQEQRSDPNQKPASESP is encoded by the coding sequence ATGACCGAAGTCAGTGTTTCATATGATCCGGGCAACAAAACACCCGGTGTTCGCTGGTATCTATCGGCGCCAATGTCGCGCGAGTCTTATGCGGTTTGGGGCGTCTCGCCCTTTGATATTTCCGTTTGTCTGTTGATGGCGATTTTCTTCTGGGTCTCGGCCATTCTACCGCTTTGGGACGGTTGGGCTGTAGACTTCAGCGCCTATTACTACGCCGGGCATTTCTATGGCACGGGTCAGCACGACATGATCTATGCGGGCCCACCCGACATCATCGGCCCGGAAATGCCCCTCGAATGGCAACAGGCCGTTGCTAGCAGCGGGCACCCCAAGGCTGGTGCATACCCCTACATCTATCTGCCATGGGTCGCCGCCTTGATGGCACCGGTCGCCAATACGGTTTCGCCCTTGGCCGCGATGAACGCGGTTCTGTTGGTCAACGGGCTTTTATTGCTCGGTTCAAGTTTCTTGGCATGGCGCATCATCGGCCGAGGCAAGATGCCCCTGGCCATATGGATGGCCGCCAGTGTTCTGATGCTGATCACGCTCGCCACTTCGGTCATCGCGCTTTATCTGGGGCAAGTGCAAATTCTGGTCTATGCGGCGGTCTTGCTGGCGTTTGATCGCCTTCAAGCCGGGAAAGAATCCCAAGCCGGTCTTGCCTTGGCACTGGCGGCATGCCTGAAAATCACACCCGCAGCTTTCGCAATCATCTTCCTGTGGAACCGCAATTGGAAAGCCCTGGCGGCTTTCTTAGCCGCTTGTCTGGGTTTTGCTGCAACAAGCATTGCCCTGATCGGCTGGCCGCTGCACGCACAATACTTCGATCTGATGGCGCGTTTGAACGCCACGGTCTTCATGGCCAATGTCGGCATATCCGCCGAAGGGTTCCTGTATCAAATCGTTGAGATCCTGAAAGGCACCGCGCCCCTTTATCTGGACAAGGAACACTCGGTTCCCAAACCTCTGTGGATCGAGCTGGCGGTAAAGGGTGGCTTTGTCGCCGGACTTGTTTGGACCTGGATCGCTACGCGCAAGTTACCCAAACAAAGACGCATCGCTTTTCAACTGTTCGCTTTGGCAGTTTTGGTGCCGCTTATGGCACCGCTTGGTTGGGTCCATTACTATCTGATCGTGGCAATGATGTTGCCAGTGTTCCTGAACACCCGCCAAGCCCTGCAAATCACCGCCTTTGCTGCCTTTGTTCTTGTGCTGAACGTCTATTCAATGTCTGCGCTGGTCGAACCGGGTTACCGGGTCATGTGGCAATTCATGGCGGGTGTCCCGGTGATGGTTTTGACCTATCTGGCGGTGCTGTATCAGGCGCTTCAGGAACAGCGCTCGGACCCCAATCAAAAACCGGCGTCAGAATCCCCATAA
- the carB gene encoding carbamoyl-phosphate synthase large subunit — MPKRTDIQSIMIIGAGPIVIGQACEFDYSGAQACKALREEGYRVILVNSNPATIMTDPGLADATYIEPITPEAVAKIIEKERPDALLPTMGGQTGLNTSLALEEMGVLDKFGVEMIGAKRDAIEMAEDRKLFREAMDRIGLENPIATIVAAPKDDSGRFDIPKGLEDAMHALDDVGLPAIIRPAFTLGGTGGGVAYNRDEYFEICRRGLEASPVAQILIDESLLGWKEYEMEVVRDKADNAIIVCSIENVDPMGVHTGDSITVAPALTLTDKEYQMMRSASIAVLREIGVETGGSNVQWAVNPADGRMVVIEMNPRVSRSSALASKATGFPIAKIAAKLAVGYTLDELDNDITKVTPASFEPTIDYVVTKIPRFAFEKFPGSEPHLTTAMKSVGEAMAIGRTFHESMQKALASMETGLTGFDEIEIPGAPDPAAITAALSKQTPDRLRVIAQAMRHGLSDDDIQAVTAFDPWFLARIREIIDAEAGVRASGLPVTEDGLRRLKMMGFSDASLAMLTGRDEDNIRRARQNLGVTAVFKRIDTCAAEFEAQTPYMYSTYEEPMMGDVECEARPSDKNKVVILGGGPNRIGQGIEFDYCCCHACFALSDAGYETIMINCNPETVSTDYDTSDRLYFEPLTFEHVMEILRVELDNGTLHGVIVQFGGQTPLKLANALHDNGIPILGTTPDAIDLAEDRERFQDLVNRLGLKQPKNAIASTDEEAMRAAVEIGYPLVIRPSYVLGGRAMEIVRDTPSLERYIRDAVVVSGDSPVLLDSYLSGAVEVDVDALSDGENVHVAGIMQHIEEAGVHSGDSACSLPPHTLPDDIIAQLIEQSEALAKELGVVGLMNIQFAVKDGEIYLIEVNPRASRTVPFVAKATDSAIASIAARLMAGEKLDTFPLKPPHAPVSDDVVIPTGDPMALAVFRTPWFSVKEAVLPFARFPGVDTLLGPEMRSTGEVMGWDRSFARAFLKAQMGAGTELPTDGTVFFSIKDADKTDELVETAEMLHELGLTILATRGTAKFLTENGIASDIVNKAYEGGRTIVDVMKDGEISLVMNTTEGAQAVEDSRSMRNVALMDKIPYFTTAAAAHAAALAMVARKEGEIVVRSLQGA, encoded by the coding sequence ATGCCAAAAAGAACCGATATTCAGTCGATCATGATTATCGGGGCCGGGCCCATCGTTATTGGACAGGCCTGCGAGTTCGATTATTCCGGCGCACAGGCCTGTAAGGCGCTTCGCGAAGAAGGCTACCGGGTAATTCTGGTGAATTCGAACCCTGCGACGATCATGACTGATCCGGGCCTTGCTGACGCCACCTACATCGAACCCATCACCCCCGAAGCTGTCGCGAAAATCATCGAGAAAGAGCGCCCCGACGCCCTCTTGCCCACCATGGGCGGTCAAACCGGTCTGAACACGTCGCTGGCGCTTGAAGAAATGGGTGTCCTGGATAAATTCGGTGTCGAGATGATCGGTGCCAAACGCGACGCCATTGAAATGGCTGAAGACCGCAAACTCTTCCGCGAAGCCATGGATCGCATCGGGCTTGAAAACCCGATTGCAACAATTGTCGCCGCACCAAAGGACGACAGTGGTCGCTTTGACATCCCCAAAGGTCTGGAAGATGCAATGCACGCGCTGGATGATGTGGGCCTGCCCGCGATCATTCGCCCAGCCTTCACATTGGGCGGCACTGGCGGCGGGGTTGCCTACAACCGCGATGAGTATTTTGAAATTTGCCGTCGTGGGCTTGAAGCCTCGCCGGTGGCACAGATCCTGATCGACGAAAGCCTGCTCGGTTGGAAAGAATACGAAATGGAAGTCGTGCGCGACAAAGCCGACAACGCCATTATCGTCTGTTCCATCGAAAACGTTGACCCGATGGGCGTGCATACCGGCGATTCAATCACCGTTGCGCCTGCTCTGACGCTGACCGACAAAGAATACCAGATGATGCGCTCGGCCTCGATCGCAGTCCTGCGCGAGATTGGCGTCGAAACTGGCGGATCGAACGTGCAATGGGCAGTAAATCCGGCCGATGGCCGGATGGTCGTCATCGAGATGAACCCACGGGTGTCACGTTCATCAGCGTTGGCCTCGAAGGCGACCGGATTTCCGATTGCCAAGATCGCCGCAAAACTGGCCGTCGGCTATACCTTGGACGAACTCGACAACGACATCACCAAAGTCACCCCGGCGTCATTCGAGCCAACGATTGACTACGTCGTCACCAAAATCCCGCGGTTCGCCTTCGAAAAATTCCCCGGCTCCGAACCCCATCTGACGACGGCAATGAAGTCTGTCGGCGAAGCCATGGCCATTGGCCGAACTTTCCACGAGTCCATGCAAAAAGCCCTGGCATCGATGGAAACCGGCCTGACTGGCTTTGACGAAATCGAAATCCCAGGCGCACCTGACCCGGCGGCGATCACTGCGGCACTGTCCAAGCAAACCCCCGACCGCCTGCGAGTCATTGCGCAAGCTATGCGCCACGGCCTGTCTGACGACGACATCCAAGCTGTTACCGCCTTTGATCCATGGTTCCTGGCCCGTATTCGCGAGATTATAGATGCCGAAGCCGGTGTGCGCGCAAGCGGCTTGCCCGTCACCGAAGACGGACTGCGCCGCTTGAAGATGATGGGTTTCTCCGATGCCAGTCTTGCCATGCTGACTGGCCGCGACGAAGACAACATCAGGCGCGCAAGACAGAACCTTGGCGTCACCGCCGTTTTCAAACGCATCGACACCTGCGCCGCCGAGTTCGAGGCGCAAACGCCTTACATGTATTCCACATATGAAGAACCGATGATGGGCGACGTGGAATGCGAAGCGCGCCCCTCGGACAAGAATAAAGTTGTCATTCTTGGCGGCGGACCCAACCGGATTGGTCAGGGGATTGAGTTCGACTATTGTTGCTGCCACGCCTGTTTTGCGCTTTCGGACGCAGGTTATGAAACCATCATGATCAACTGCAATCCCGAAACCGTCTCGACAGACTATGACACATCAGACCGGCTGTATTTCGAACCGCTGACCTTCGAACACGTCATGGAAATCCTACGTGTCGAACTGGATAACGGCACCTTGCATGGCGTCATCGTCCAGTTTGGCGGTCAAACGCCGCTGAAGCTGGCCAACGCGCTCCATGACAACGGCATCCCGATCCTCGGCACCACACCTGACGCCATCGACCTGGCCGAAGACCGCGAACGCTTCCAGGATCTGGTCAATCGCCTTGGCCTGAAGCAACCCAAGAATGCCATCGCCAGCACCGACGAAGAAGCGATGAGAGCCGCCGTTGAGATCGGCTATCCGCTGGTGATCCGCCCTTCCTATGTTCTGGGTGGCCGCGCCATGGAGATCGTTCGCGACACGCCTTCGCTGGAACGCTACATCCGCGATGCCGTGGTCGTCTCAGGTGACAGCCCGGTCCTATTGGACAGCTACCTTTCCGGGGCCGTCGAAGTTGACGTCGACGCCCTGTCCGACGGCGAAAACGTCCACGTCGCAGGCATCATGCAGCACATTGAAGAAGCCGGAGTGCATTCCGGTGACAGCGCCTGCTCGCTTCCACCTCACACTCTGCCCGACGACATCATCGCCCAGCTCATTGAACAATCCGAGGCTTTGGCCAAGGAACTTGGCGTCGTCGGTCTGATGAACATCCAGTTCGCCGTGAAAGACGGCGAGATCTACCTGATCGAAGTGAACCCCCGCGCGTCGCGTACCGTGCCTTTCGTAGCCAAAGCCACCGACTCGGCCATCGCATCCATCGCGGCCCGCCTGATGGCAGGCGAGAAACTGGATACATTCCCGCTTAAGCCACCCCATGCACCGGTTTCCGACGATGTTGTCATCCCAACTGGCGATCCAATGGCTCTGGCCGTTTTCCGCACCCCTTGGTTCAGCGTCAAAGAGGCTGTCCTGCCCTTCGCCCGTTTCCCGGGTGTCGACACCCTGCTTGGTCCCGAAATGCGGTCAACCGGCGAAGTCATGGGCTGGGACCGCAGCTTTGCCCGCGCATTCCTGAAGGCGCAAATGGGCGCCGGCACTGAATTGCCGACCGACGGCACCGTCTTCTTTTCGATCAAAGACGCCGACAAAACCGACGAATTGGTCGAAACCGCCGAAATGCTGCACGAACTGGGCCTGACTATCCTTGCGACCCGCGGCACCGCCAAATTCCTGACCGAAAATGGCATCGCATCCGATATTGTGAACAAGGCTTATGAAGGCGGCCGCACAATTGTCGATGTCATGAAGGATGGCGAAATCTCGTTGGTCATGAACACCACCGAAGGCGCGCAGGCCGTCGAAGACTCCCGGTCCATGCGCAACGTCGCCCTGATGGACAAAATCCCCTACTTCACAACTGCCGCCGCTGCACACGCTGCCGCTTTGGCGATGGTTGCGCGAAAGGAAGGCGAGATCGTGGTTAGGTCGTTGCAGGGGGCCTGA
- a CDS encoding SidA/IucD/PvdA family monooxygenase, producing MQNTHTVIVGAGQAGLAISHELTQHNVDHVILERGQIGQSWRDRWDSFCLVTPNWSVQLPGYPYDGDDPDGFMPRDQIVAYLERYAAHFAAPIKSGTSIQKIEGGGNSFTVSTDHGDYAAQNLVLATGAFQKPNRPVGAASLPDHLKQIGLEDYTSADTLPDGDILIIGSGQSGCQIAEELVEAGRNVTLACGRAPWIQRRIGGKDIVWWLVQSGFLEAKTVELPKEARLFANILATGHHGGHDLSLPILHNMGVTLVGRFLNAEGNTAHFADDLAQSISWGNDRYLQLRDVVTATAEKLGLSNPDMPDPLPFTDAVPTEVDLSSFGTVFHTGGFRPDFTSWLPWEDAFDDGGFPIHDDGSSTVVNGLHFIGIHFLRTRQSSILHGVGNDAKVIAARIAG from the coding sequence ATGCAAAACACGCACACAGTCATTGTGGGCGCAGGTCAAGCCGGCCTTGCGATCAGTCATGAACTCACGCAGCACAATGTCGATCATGTGATCTTGGAACGCGGCCAGATCGGCCAAAGCTGGCGCGACCGTTGGGATAGTTTCTGTCTGGTCACCCCGAACTGGTCCGTTCAACTGCCCGGCTATCCCTATGATGGCGACGATCCCGATGGCTTCATGCCCCGCGACCAGATTGTGGCCTACCTTGAACGCTACGCCGCGCATTTTGCGGCTCCGATTAAATCCGGCACGTCGATCCAGAAAATCGAGGGCGGCGGAAATTCCTTTACCGTGTCCACCGATCACGGCGATTATGCCGCGCAAAATCTAGTTCTCGCCACTGGTGCCTTCCAAAAGCCAAACCGACCGGTCGGGGCTGCTTCGCTTCCCGATCACCTGAAACAGATCGGGCTGGAGGATTACACCAGCGCCGACACCTTGCCAGACGGTGACATTCTGATCATCGGCAGCGGGCAATCCGGCTGCCAAATCGCCGAGGAACTGGTCGAGGCCGGACGCAATGTCACCCTGGCCTGCGGCCGCGCGCCATGGATCCAGCGCCGTATCGGCGGCAAGGATATCGTCTGGTGGCTGGTGCAATCGGGGTTCCTAGAGGCAAAAACGGTCGAACTCCCGAAAGAAGCGCGATTGTTTGCCAATATTCTGGCAACCGGCCACCATGGCGGCCACGATCTTAGCTTGCCGATCCTGCACAATATGGGTGTCACATTGGTCGGGCGGTTTCTGAATGCCGAAGGCAATACTGCACACTTTGCAGATGATCTTGCTCAATCCATTTCATGGGGCAACGACCGCTATCTGCAACTGCGTGATGTTGTGACGGCAACAGCTGAAAAACTCGGGCTTTCTAATCCGGACATGCCGGATCCCTTGCCGTTTACCGACGCGGTTCCCACCGAAGTTGACCTGTCCAGCTTCGGGACCGTTTTTCATACCGGCGGATTTCGACCAGATTTCACCTCGTGGCTGCCTTGGGAAGATGCCTTTGACGACGGTGGCTTCCCAATTCACGACGACGGATCAAGCACAGTGGTCAACGGGCTGCACTTTATCGGGATTCACTTCCTTAGAACCCGACAATCGAGCATCCTGCATGGGGTCGGCAATGACGCCAAAGTCATCGCCGCCCGCATTGCTGGTTAA
- a CDS encoding MBL fold metallo-hydrolase: protein MKLSKIASSAVALAFLCMGTQVSVGTCVEVTLTGTQGGPPVFRGQAGSGTLVTYGTEENNCRDMFLQFDTGRGTTQQLSKIGVPAGRITAVFFTHIHSDHSEGLSDLMQLRWHFNSGGPKVDMVCHEDAKSFAGHTMSCENFAAHIGDALIQSGEMAQRLAENAKRLPGGPAELLNVSTFGPSQVPQVVWEKDGITVSAISSRHVAGHASFRVDTPAGSVVVGGDAGNDAPAPPRETSTSAQVELLAEGADILVHSVIHPVMGPDGTTGFPPPIFFRQSTATDLGSLAARAGVDNLMYTHLIPPMGAPRQGPYPLPAPLTEEDYVGSAREGGFEGNVVVGTDLAKMRLTAN from the coding sequence ATGAAGCTGTCGAAAATCGCGTCATCTGCTGTAGCGCTGGCATTTCTGTGTATGGGGACTCAGGTCTCTGTCGGAACTTGCGTGGAAGTCACACTAACAGGAACCCAGGGCGGACCACCTGTATTTCGAGGCCAAGCTGGATCGGGCACTTTGGTGACCTATGGGACCGAAGAGAATAACTGCCGGGACATGTTCTTGCAGTTCGATACCGGCCGCGGCACCACCCAACAGCTTTCGAAGATAGGCGTTCCTGCTGGTCGAATTACTGCGGTGTTCTTCACCCATATCCATTCAGACCACTCTGAAGGTCTGTCGGATTTGATGCAGCTTCGCTGGCACTTCAATTCGGGCGGCCCAAAGGTTGATATGGTGTGCCACGAAGATGCCAAATCTTTTGCGGGCCATACGATGAGTTGTGAGAATTTTGCAGCCCATATCGGCGATGCTCTTATCCAGTCGGGAGAAATGGCCCAGCGCCTGGCTGAGAACGCCAAACGCTTGCCAGGAGGGCCTGCCGAACTATTGAACGTTTCCACGTTTGGACCGTCACAGGTGCCGCAGGTGGTATGGGAGAAGGACGGGATTACCGTGTCTGCCATTTCCAGCCGACACGTTGCCGGGCATGCATCCTTTCGCGTTGATACGCCTGCAGGAAGTGTTGTCGTAGGTGGGGACGCTGGCAATGATGCGCCAGCGCCGCCGCGTGAAACTTCGACATCAGCGCAGGTTGAACTGTTGGCTGAGGGCGCTGACATTCTGGTGCATTCCGTCATTCATCCGGTCATGGGACCAGACGGCACAACCGGGTTTCCGCCGCCAATCTTTTTCCGCCAGTCAACTGCCACGGATTTGGGATCGCTTGCGGCGCGCGCTGGGGTCGACAATCTGATGTATACCCACCTCATTCCGCCCATGGGCGCGCCGCGACAGGGGCCATATCCCTTGCCCGCTCCACTGACCGAAGAAGATTATGTGGGTTCGGCGCGCGAGGGTGGCTTTGAAGGCAACGTGGTTGTTGGCACCGATCTGGCTAAAATGCGGCTGACGGCGAACTGA
- a CDS encoding DUF1801 domain-containing protein, whose product MLDEDWRKERLLEVRAMYFETLPELVEGMMQYRLDGEIFAHLNAQKAYVGVYLGELERIDPGVVLRGKMNCGKSCLRLRKWDDPEVVRALVSAKAVIRRND is encoded by the coding sequence ATGTTGGATGAGGATTGGCGCAAAGAGCGGTTGTTGGAAGTGCGTGCGATGTATTTTGAGACATTGCCAGAATTAGTGGAGGGGATGATGCAGTATCGCCTGGATGGCGAGATTTTTGCGCATCTGAATGCACAGAAGGCCTATGTTGGCGTTTACCTGGGGGAATTAGAGCGCATTGATCCGGGCGTGGTTCTGCGCGGAAAGATGAATTGCGGGAAATCATGCCTTCGATTGCGTAAGTGGGATGATCCAGAAGTGGTACGCGCTTTGGTATCGGCGAAAGCTGTGATCCGCCGGAACGACTAG
- a CDS encoding thymidine kinase, with translation MAKLYFHYSTMNAGKSTLLLQASYNYRERGMQTYLLTAAVDGRAGTGQIGSRIGIDAKADTYDVQSDLYAILERRKKAGPVACVFLDEAQFLTKDQVWQLARAVDDLGLPVMCYGLRVDFRGELFPGSAALLALADEMREARTICFCGKKATMVVRQDENGVAMKDGDQVQIGGNETYVSLCRRHWREAVGD, from the coding sequence ATGGCAAAGCTCTACTTCCACTACTCCACAATGAACGCAGGCAAATCGACCTTGCTGTTGCAGGCGTCCTATAATTATCGCGAACGTGGGATGCAGACCTATCTGTTAACCGCCGCCGTCGACGGGCGCGCTGGAACCGGTCAGATCGGCAGCCGAATTGGCATCGACGCCAAGGCAGATACTTATGACGTCCAAAGCGATCTCTATGCCATATTGGAACGCCGCAAAAAGGCCGGACCCGTCGCCTGTGTTTTCCTCGACGAAGCACAATTTCTGACCAAGGACCAAGTCTGGCAACTGGCCCGTGCAGTTGACGATCTTGGCCTGCCAGTTATGTGCTACGGCCTGCGCGTCGATTTTCGCGGCGAACTGTTTCCTGGCTCGGCTGCTCTTCTGGCCCTGGCAGATGAAATGCGCGAGGCGCGAACCATTTGTTTTTGTGGGAAAAAGGCGACCATGGTCGTGCGGCAGGACGAAAACGGCGTGGCCATGAAGGACGGAGACCAGGTGCAGATCGGCGGCAATGAAACCTATGTTTCGCTATGCCGCCGCCATTGGCGGGAAGCGGTGGGCGACTAA
- a CDS encoding D-glycerate dehydrogenase, producing the protein MARILVTRPLPDQVISVLDQGFDVSVRKVTVPLTEAEMIQALGEFDAILPTLGDPLSGAVLAKAGAVKTKLLANFGVGYNHIDVAAARRLGMAVTNTPGAVTDATADIALTLMLMACRRAGEGERAVRSGSWEGWHPTQFLGMHMTGKTLGVIGMGRIGKAIARRAALGFGMKVVFANRSVVADPGVEARQLDGAMDVARSADIIVVAVSAMPETHHLIDAEFLAAMQPHALLINIARGDIVDEAALISALANGQIAGAGLDVYEFEPRVPDELKAMENVTLLPHLGTAALEVRVAMGVMAVANANAWLAGEELLNPV; encoded by the coding sequence ATGGCGCGAATTTTGGTGACGCGGCCACTGCCGGACCAGGTCATTTCGGTGTTGGATCAGGGGTTTGACGTGTCTGTCCGCAAAGTGACAGTGCCGCTGACCGAGGCAGAGATGATTCAGGCGTTGGGCGAATTCGATGCGATTTTGCCGACCCTGGGTGATCCGCTTTCGGGGGCGGTCCTGGCGAAAGCCGGGGCAGTTAAGACCAAGCTGCTGGCGAATTTCGGCGTTGGATATAATCATATCGATGTCGCGGCAGCACGTCGTCTGGGAATGGCTGTGACTAATACGCCGGGAGCAGTGACTGACGCCACCGCAGACATTGCCTTGACCCTGATGCTGATGGCGTGCCGACGCGCGGGCGAAGGCGAACGTGCTGTTCGCTCTGGGTCGTGGGAAGGGTGGCATCCAACGCAATTCCTGGGAATGCACATGACCGGCAAGACCCTGGGCGTGATCGGAATGGGGCGGATAGGCAAAGCGATAGCGCGGCGCGCGGCGCTTGGGTTTGGAATGAAAGTGGTCTTTGCAAACCGGTCTGTCGTGGCGGATCCGGGGGTTGAGGCAAGGCAGTTGGACGGCGCGATGGACGTGGCGCGCAGCGCCGACATCATTGTCGTCGCTGTTTCTGCCATGCCCGAGACGCATCATTTGATCGATGCAGAGTTTCTGGCGGCAATGCAGCCTCATGCACTGCTGATCAATATCGCACGCGGTGACATTGTGGACGAGGCGGCGCTTATTTCCGCCCTAGCAAACGGTCAGATTGCCGGGGCTGGTTTGGATGTCTACGAGTTTGAACCTCGGGTGCCTGATGAATTGAAAGCCATGGAGAATGTGACGTTGCTTCCGCATCTGGGCACAGCCGCGCTGGAAGTTCGGGTCGCGATGGGAGTGATGGCGGTGGCGAATGCGAATGCCTGGCTGGCCGGTGAGGAATTGCTAAACCCGGTTTAG
- a CDS encoding tRNA-binding protein, producing MALSFDDFLKVDIRVGIIRRAEPFPEARKPAYKLWVDLGPEIGEKKSSAQITRHYEPETLIGKKVVAVVNFPPRQIGKFMSEILVLGVPDADDDVVLLTPDKDVPIGGRMY from the coding sequence ATGGCGCTGTCGTTTGATGATTTTTTGAAAGTGGATATTCGCGTGGGAATTATCCGGCGCGCCGAACCCTTCCCCGAGGCACGCAAGCCCGCTTATAAGCTGTGGGTCGATCTAGGACCTGAAATTGGCGAAAAGAAGAGCTCGGCCCAGATCACGCGACACTATGAACCCGAGACTTTGATCGGCAAAAAGGTCGTGGCCGTGGTGAATTTTCCGCCGCGTCAGATTGGGAAATTCATGTCGGAGATTTTGGTGCTGGGTGTTCCGGATGCGGATGACGATGTGGTCTTGCTGACCCCTGACAAAGATGTCCCTATCGGTGGGCGGATGTACTAA
- a CDS encoding pyrroline-5-carboxylate reductase, producing MNFEDISTRGLVLLGCGKMGSAMLEGWLKGGLVPDAVHVLDPYPSEWLNAQGVRVNDGLPARPAVVIVAVKPQMMGEALPSIQAFGNGDTIFVSIAAGTTISTFEDAMGVQTPIVRAMPNTPAAIGRGITALIGNSQADEAAIELAEKLLAAVGKTVRLSAEAEMDAVTAVSGSGPAYVFHLIETMAAAGVAQGLPKELAMKLALTTVSGAGALAEASDDSPTQLRINVTSPNGTTQAALEVLMDPSTGFPDVVSRGIAAAAERSKELG from the coding sequence ATGAATTTTGAAGACATCAGCACGCGCGGACTTGTTTTGCTGGGTTGCGGAAAAATGGGCAGCGCGATGCTGGAAGGCTGGCTGAAAGGCGGATTAGTTCCCGATGCTGTGCATGTTTTGGACCCATATCCTTCAGAATGGCTTAACGCACAGGGCGTTCGTGTGAACGATGGCCTGCCTGCAAGACCGGCTGTTGTGATCGTTGCGGTCAAGCCGCAGATGATGGGCGAAGCATTGCCATCGATCCAGGCTTTCGGAAATGGTGACACGATCTTTGTTTCCATCGCAGCAGGAACCACGATCTCTACTTTTGAAGATGCCATGGGCGTGCAGACGCCTATTGTTCGCGCGATGCCAAATACTCCGGCAGCGATTGGCCGTGGAATTACCGCCTTGATTGGTAACAGCCAAGCCGACGAGGCGGCGATTGAGCTGGCCGAAAAATTGCTTGCAGCGGTCGGTAAGACAGTTCGGCTTAGCGCCGAAGCGGAAATGGACGCTGTTACGGCAGTCTCGGGGTCGGGACCGGCCTATGTGTTCCACCTAATCGAAACTATGGCGGCGGCAGGTGTTGCGCAGGGATTGCCAAAAGAATTGGCGATGAAACTGGCACTTACAACCGTGTCCGGTGCCGGTGCCTTGGCCGAGGCATCAGATGATAGTCCAACGCAGTTGCGCATCAATGTAACCAGCCCAAATGGAACAACGCAGGCCGCCTTGGAAGTATTGATGGACCCGTCCACTGGTTTTCCTGATGTCGTCTCGCGCGGGATTGCGGCGGCAGCAGAACGCAGCAAGGAACTTGGCTGA
- a CDS encoding metalloregulator ArsR/SmtB family transcription factor yields the protein MQPAFRALADPTRRGIISLLAQEDMTIAEVAGHFDMTRAAVKKHLIVLEDGGVIATHQSGRDRINQLQPLALKSVADWLNHFDHFWNDRLSALKDAVEADDQNKQEK from the coding sequence ATCCAACCCGCATTCCGCGCACTGGCCGATCCAACCCGACGCGGCATAATCTCTCTTTTGGCGCAGGAAGATATGACCATAGCAGAGGTTGCAGGTCATTTCGACATGACCCGCGCGGCAGTCAAAAAGCACCTGATCGTTCTGGAAGACGGCGGTGTCATAGCAACACACCAAAGCGGGCGCGATCGCATCAATCAATTGCAGCCATTGGCACTAAAATCTGTCGCCGATTGGCTCAATCACTTTGACCACTTCTGGAATGACCGTCTTTCGGCACTGAAAGACGCCGTCGAGGCAGACGACCAAAATAAACAGGAAAAATGA
- a CDS encoding SRPBCC domain-containing protein, whose translation MPDSNSLVKTIVINSNPDKVWSYLTDREKLGTWYHPAQADLTEGADYSLIGGDNPDSPKPQVWGRVLEMKRPIRLVCTFVIGPFEGRESTVTWDLTPIGDSTMVTVTHDGIAEAVTGNAAPLFAALDKGWDEHFARLRSSAA comes from the coding sequence ATGCCAGATTCGAACTCGCTCGTAAAAACCATTGTGATCAATTCAAACCCAGACAAAGTCTGGTCCTATCTGACCGACAGGGAAAAGCTAGGCACCTGGTATCATCCGGCCCAGGCAGATTTGACCGAAGGCGCAGATTACAGCCTGATAGGTGGTGATAATCCGGACAGTCCAAAGCCTCAGGTTTGGGGCCGTGTTCTGGAAATGAAACGTCCAATCCGATTGGTCTGCACGTTCGTCATCGGACCCTTCGAGGGGCGTGAGAGCACCGTGACCTGGGACCTGACGCCTATAGGCGACTCTACAATGGTGACCGTCACGCACGATGGTATCGCCGAAGCTGTTACAGGGAATGCCGCGCCGTTGTTTGCAGCGCTGGACAAGGGCTGGGACGAACATTTTGCGCGCCTTCGCAGCTCCGCAGCCTGA